The Streptococcus mitis region ATTGTGGCTCCTTTGGTAGAAGAACCGCTGAAATTATTGCCACTTGTTTTTGTTTTAGCTTTGATTCCTATGCGAAAATTAAAATCATTGTTTTTACTAGGCATTGCTTCTGGTTTGGGATTCCAAATAATTGAGGATATTGGCTACATTCGTACGGATTTGCCAGAGGGATTTGACTTTACTATTTCGAGAATTTTAGAGCGTATCGTCTCAGGAATTGCCTCTCACTGGACTTTTTCAGGTCTGGCTGTAGTAGGTGTTTGCTTGCTTTACAGAGCATATAAAGGGCAGAAGGTTGGCAAGAAACAAGGGTTTATTTTCCTAGGTTTAGCCTTGGGGACTCACTTCCTGTTTAACTCTCCTTTTGTTGAATTGGAGACAGAGTTGCCACTAGCGATCCCAGTGGTTACGGCTATTACTCTCTATGGTTTTTATCAGGCTTATCGTTTTGTTGAGAAGCACAATGAGTTGATGAACTAGAATATTTTTCAAAAGAATGATGCAAGGGTACAAATATGGTGCCCTTCTTTTATTTTTGATTGAAAAATGGTGCAAAAAGCGCTACAATGGTAGATGGAAAAATCTTGTGAAAAGCACAAGCGATACATATATACCGGAGGAAATCATGTCTTTTTCTGATTTAAAGCTGTTTGCCCTTTCTTCTAATCAAGAATTGGCAAAACGTGTGGCGCAGGAGATTGGGATAGAGTTGGGGAAATCAAGTGTTCGCCAATTTTCAGATGGAGAGATTCAGGTCAACATTGAAGAATCAATCCGTGGGAAACACGTCTTTATCCTACAATCAACTAGCTCGCCTGTAAATGACAATCTGCTTGAAATTTTGATTATGGTGGATGCTTTGAAGCGTGCGAGTGCAGAATCTGTCAATGTTGTCATGCCTTACTATGGGTATGCACGTCAGGATAGAAAGGCGAGAGCGCGTGAGCCAATCACTTCAAAACTTGTTGCAAATATGCTTGAAGTAGCTGGGGTAGATCGTTTATTGACAATCGACTTGCATGCTGCGCAGATTCAAGGATTCTTTGATATTCCTGTGGATCACTTGATGGGAGCTCCTCTGATTGCGGATTATTTTGAGCGTCGTGGTATGGTTGGTTCTGACTATGTGGTTGTCAGTCCAGACCATGGAGGGGTGACTCGTGCCCGTAAGTTGGCAGAATTTTTGAAAACATCTATTGCTATCATTGACAAACGTCGTAGCGTTGATAAGATGAATACTAGTGAAGTCATGAACATCATCGGTAAGGTCGAAGGTAAGACTTGTATCTTGATTGATGATATGATTGATACAGCTGGAACGATTTGTCATGCAGCAGATGCTCTTGCAGAAGCTGGTGCTGTTGAAGTCTATGCAAGCTGTACGCACCCAGTTCTTTCTGGCCCTGCTATGGACAATATCCAAAAATCAGCTATCAAGAAATTGGTTGTTTTGGATACCATCTATCTGCCAGAAGAGCGTTTGATTGATAAGATTGAGCAAATTTCAATCGCTCATCTCCTAGGTGATGCTATCGTGCGTATTCATGAAAAACGCCCACTTTCTCCACTTTTCAGTATTGAGAAAAAGATTTAATGCCCAAGCCTGAGATGATTCTCAGGTTTTTTTCATCTCTTTTCCGAATAAATAGATAGAGCCAGAGAATCTAGTAAACCTAGATTTAAAACTGTGATATAATAAAAGGAGGAAGAGGATGATTCTCAGACATCCGGGCATTAGCCCGACCAATGATTTGGTTGCTAAGAAAATCTTTAGCAATCCAGAAATCACTTGTCAATTTATTCGCGATATGCTGGACTTACCAGCCAAAAATGTGACCATTTTGGAGGGAAGCAATATTCATGTCTTACCTTCCATGCCGTACTCGGCGCAGGATTTCTATACAAGTATAGATGTCTTAGCGGAGTTGGACAATGGCACTCAAGTAATCATTGAGATTCAGGTGCATCATCAGAATTTTTTCATTAATCGTTTGTGGGCTTACTTATGCAGTCAGGTCAATCAAAATCTCGAAAAAATTCGTCAGCAAGAAGGAAATACTCACCAGAGTTACAAACACATCGCCCCCGTTTATGCCATTGCAATCGTGGATAGCAATTATTTCTCAGATGACTTGGCTTTCCATAGCTTTAGTATGCGCGAGGACACGACAGGTGAGGTCTTAACCATCACCAATAACGGTCAAGAAAACCATCTGGTCAAGATGGCATTCTTGGAACTTAAAAAATACAGAGAAACCAGCAAAGACAAGGTTCGCAAGCCCTGGTTGGAGTTTTTCGGCAACAAACCCTTTACCCAAAAACCCGAGCGAGCCATTAGCCAAGCAGACCAACTGCTGGACTACAAGAGCTGGTCCGAGGAGGACAGGAAGATGTTTAGTGAACAACGCAGACGCGAAGAACAAGCCTTGTTAGCACAGGACTATGCCTTGGAAACTGCTAGGGCAGAGGGGATGGAACAAGGTATTGAACGTGGTAGAGCTGAGGGAATTGAAAAGGGGCGAGAAGAAGGCATCGAACAGGGACTGGAGCGTGGGAAAGTTGAAGGAAGGGAAGAAGGGAAACTTTTTGCCTTCTTAGATATGGTTCGCCAAGGTCTCCTGACTTCCGAGGTTGCCAGCCAGCAGTTGGGCATGACCGTTGCTGAGTTTGAGGCACTCTTATAAGATAACCACAAGTAATGGCGTTCTTGGAACTTAAAAAAATACA contains the following coding sequences:
- a CDS encoding PrsW family intramembrane metalloprotease, with amino-acid sequence MKKNSILFIFILLLCIGLQYETIYYTDGSMSGAEYELMGVSIFLALFYMIPALYFLFRIGKKWELPKNALILSLLGGMFLSGWLSSFANTYIHDLLGVLFPDSAFLNAFESAIVAPLVEEPLKLLPLVFVLALIPMRKLKSLFLLGIASGLGFQIIEDIGYIRTDLPEGFDFTISRILERIVSGIASHWTFSGLAVVGVCLLYRAYKGQKVGKKQGFIFLGLALGTHFLFNSPFVELETELPLAIPVVTAITLYGFYQAYRFVEKHNELMN
- a CDS encoding ribose-phosphate diphosphokinase, with translation MSFSDLKLFALSSNQELAKRVAQEIGIELGKSSVRQFSDGEIQVNIEESIRGKHVFILQSTSSPVNDNLLEILIMVDALKRASAESVNVVMPYYGYARQDRKARAREPITSKLVANMLEVAGVDRLLTIDLHAAQIQGFFDIPVDHLMGAPLIADYFERRGMVGSDYVVVSPDHGGVTRARKLAEFLKTSIAIIDKRRSVDKMNTSEVMNIIGKVEGKTCILIDDMIDTAGTICHAADALAEAGAVEVYASCTHPVLSGPAMDNIQKSAIKKLVVLDTIYLPEERLIDKIEQISIAHLLGDAIVRIHEKRPLSPLFSIEKKI
- a CDS encoding Rpn family recombination-promoting nuclease/putative transposase — protein: MILRHPGISPTNDLVAKKIFSNPEITCQFIRDMLDLPAKNVTILEGSNIHVLPSMPYSAQDFYTSIDVLAELDNGTQVIIEIQVHHQNFFINRLWAYLCSQVNQNLEKIRQQEGNTHQSYKHIAPVYAIAIVDSNYFSDDLAFHSFSMREDTTGEVLTITNNGQENHLVKMAFLELKKYRETSKDKVRKPWLEFFGNKPFTQKPERAISQADQLLDYKSWSEEDRKMFSEQRRREEQALLAQDYALETARAEGMEQGIERGRAEGIEKGREEGIEQGLERGKVEGREEGKLFAFLDMVRQGLLTSEVASQQLGMTVAEFEALL